One Tachysurus vachellii isolate PV-2020 chromosome 8, HZAU_Pvac_v1, whole genome shotgun sequence genomic window carries:
- the ints6 gene encoding integrator complex subunit 6: MPVILFLIDTSASMTQRTHLGTTYLDVAKGAVETFLKLRSRDPASRGDRYMLVSFEEAPAGIKAGWKESHAVFMTELRMLQAFGLTTFGQSLRTAFDLLNLNRLVSGIDNYGQGRNPFFLEPAIIVAITDGCKLTSTSGVQDELHLPLMTPLPGSELTKEPFRWDQRLFTLVLRISGHAPLEPEPVGGVPADPSPVTPMCEVTGGRSYSVFSQRMLNQCLESLVQKIQSGVVINFEKTGPDPTEDGTSEVKSGPQPWHSCHKLIYVRPNPKTGVPVGHWPIPESFWPDQNSPTLPPRMAHPQVRFSCMEAEPMVVDKVPFDKYELEPSPLTQYILERKSPHTCWQVYVSNSAKYGELGQPFGYLKASTSLTCVNIFIMPYNYPVVLPLLDDLIRVHKFKPTSKWRQAFESYLKTMPLYYITPLRKALRMMGAPNLLAESMEYGLSYSIASYLKKLSQQTKVEADRVCASVGKKAGPDVGIKLRPRSSGLSLAHRKDFAQLLQGIMGDGPLEINPKEFSGFQLAVLNKALKPQGLRNPYDIPRIQLLDQLSRMRRNLLNTSMCVLKGQDQDQLHSVPIAQMGNYQDFLKLVPAPLREADPDQPKRLHTFGNPFKLDKKAMMVDEADEFVTGTQGKGKRPIDTSTPTGAPKRRRCMSPLLRLGRAYTPPNKTPPRVPDANHVGHLETEQAPELNHVGHLSLEQVPDSNHVSHVELERAPDSNHVSCLDSEQPQEPPPLPPSLHDNHLEEDEEADQRNAGGNPEEDELKQRAREEGRELNTELRVLITKEIRKPGRRYERIFYLLKQIQGSLETRLVFLQNIIKEAARFKKRVLIEQLENFLEEIHLRANTMNHLDGF, translated from the exons ATGCCTGTGATCCTGTTTCTGATCGACACGTCCGCCTCCATGACCCAGCGCACACATTTGGGCACCACTTATCTGGACGTAGCTAAGGGTGCTGTAGAGACCTTTCTCAAG CTCAGGAGTAGAGATCCGGCGAGCAGAGGAGACAGATACATGCTAGTCTCCTTCGAGGAAGCTCCAGCCGGGATAAAG GCCGGATGGAAAGAGAGCCACGCCGTCTTCATGACGGAGCTGAGGATGCTGCAGGCTTTTGGCTTAACGACATTTGGCCAGTCTTTAAGGACCGCTTTCGATTTGCTCAACCTGAACAGATTAGTTTCAGGGATAGATAACTATGGACAG GGAAGAAACCCGTTTTTCCTGGAGCCTGCCATCATAGTGGCGATTACAGATGGGTGCAAACTGACCAGCACTTCAGGAGTGCAGGATGAG CTGCATTTACCCCTGATGACCCCGTTGCCGGGTAGCGAGCTGACAAAGGAGCCGTTCCGCTGGGACCAGCGTCTTTTCACGTTAGTGCTCCGCATTTCAGGCCACGCCCCGTTGGAACCTGAGCCTGTGGGCGGTGTCCCGGCTGACCCCTCCCCTGTCACGCCCATGTGTGAGGTAACAGGAG gCCGCTCGTATAGCGTGTTTTCTCAGCGCATGCTGAACCAGTGTCTGGAGTCTCTGGTGCAGAAAATCCAGAGTGGAGTGGTAATAAACTTTGAGAAGACGGGACCCGACCCTACTGAAG aTGGTACTTCAGAAGTCAAATCTGGCCCACAGCCATGGCACAGCTGCCATAAGCTCATTTACGTGCGGCCCAATCCCAAAACAGGGGTTCCTGTTGGTCACTGGCCCATTCCTGAGTCCTTCTGGCCTGACCAGAACTCCCCCACtctg cctcCACGTATGGCCCATCCTCAGGTGCGTTTCTCCTGCATGGAGGCGGAGCCCATGGTTGTAGATAAGGTCCCATTCGATAAGTACGAGCTGGAGCCGTCTCCTCTAACACAGTACATCCTGGAGAGAAAGTCACCACACACCTGCtggcag GTTTACGTAAGTAACAGTGCTAAATACGGTGAACTGGGGCAGCCGTTCGGTTACCTGAAGGCGAGTACGTCGCTCACCTGCGTCAACATCTTCATCATGCCCTACAACTACCCTGTGGTGCTGCCTCTCCTCG ATGACTTGATTCGAGTGCATAAATTCAAGCCCACTTCGAAATGGCGTCAGGCCTTCGAGAGCTACCTGAAGACCATGCCGTTATATTACATCACT CCCCTGAGGAAGGCTCTGAGGATGATGGGAGCGCCGAACCTGTTGGCCGAAAGCATGGAGTACGGCCTGAGTTACAGCATCGCCTCGTACCTGAAGAAGCTCAGCCAGCAG ACAAAGGTGGAGGCAGACCGTGTCTGTGCATCAGTAGGTAAGAAGGCAGGGCCTGATGTCGGGATCAAGCTCCGCCCCCGAAGCTCTGGTCTCTCATTAGCTCACAGGAAGGACTTTGCACAGCTGCTACAAGGCATCATGGGAGATGGGCCACTTGAAATCAACCCCAAAGAGTTCTCAGGGTTCCAGCTGGCGGTTCTCAACAAG GCCTTGAAGCCACAGGGTCTGCGGAACCCGTATGACATTCCCAGGATTCAGCTCCTGGACCAGTTGAGCCGCATGAGGAGAAATCTCCTGAACACCAGCATGTGTGTGCTGAAGGGCCAAGACCAAG ATCAGCTCCACAGCGTGCCCATCGCACAAATGGGCAACTATCAGGACTTCCTGAAACTTGTCCCTGCCCCCTTGAGGGAGGCAGATCCAGACCAACCCAAGCGACTGCACACCTTCGGCAACCCCTTCAAACTGGACAAGAAG GCGATGATGGTGGATGAAGCAGACGAGTTTGTGACTGGGACTCAGGGGAAAGGCAAGCGTCCCATCGATACCAGCACACCTACTGGTGCTCCAAAAAGGAGGAGGTGCATGTCGCCGTTACTGCGGCTGGGACGTGCATACACCCCACCCAATAAGACACCGCCCAGAG TTCCAGATGCCAATCACGTGGGCCACCTGGAAACAGAGCAAGCGCCGGAGCTCAACCACGTGGGCCATCTCAGTTTGGAACAGGTCCCCGATTCCAACCATGTAAGCCACGTAGAATTGGAACGTGCCCCAGACTCCAATCACGTGAGCTGCCTCGATTCGGAGCAGCCCCAGGAACCGCCACCTTTGCCCCCTAGTCTCCATGACAATCAcctggaggaggatgaggaggctGATCAGAGGAATGCAGGAGGCAACCCAGAGGAAGATGAGCTGAAGCAGAGGGCGAGGGAGGAAGGGCGCGAACTGAACACAGAGCTCCGAGTCCTTATCACCAAGGAGATCAGGAAGCCGGGTCGGC GTTACGAGAGAATCTTCTACCTCCTAAAGCAGATCCAAGGCAGTCTGGAAACGAGACTCGTCTTCCTGCAGAACATCATTAAAGAGGCGGCGAG atttaaaaAGCGAGTGCTGATCGAGCAGCTGGAGAACTTCCTGGAAGAGATCCACTTACGGGCGAACACCATGAACCATCTGGACGGCTTCTGA